A genomic region of Cannabis sativa cultivar Pink pepper isolate KNU-18-1 chromosome 1, ASM2916894v1, whole genome shotgun sequence contains the following coding sequences:
- the LOC115705157 gene encoding probable ADP-ribosylation factor GTPase-activating protein AGD14 isoform X1, which yields MASRVKEDEKNERIIRGLLKLAENRRCINCNSLGPQYVCTNFWTFICTTCSGIHREFTHRVKSVSMAKFTSQEVNALQEGGNKRAKEIYLKEWDPQRNSFPDSSNVERLRDFIKHVYVDRRYNGERNLDRPPRVKGEKEELYESRRTDSYQGGSRSPPYEDNDRRYNERSSPGARSYEGRRSPGYDQESRQYGDFRKSPVRPEIVNDWRRDDRFGNGRRQDDRRMSEGDLKLEGRSPERPKDVGASSPPVVRPVREILGENTIPLRISEPPKPTARTSDVPAQTQRTASSSSLGSASGNNPVEVKVETSRSLIDFDADPETPIASAAPEQQPAISQSISQPANAISDNNWASFDAFPQANVSQAPNVNPLESVLSQLSVHAPVPHNSVAPANTATVTASVNNLLVSPLDGVSVAAPVSTPVFPVNGSNTLVNVPSAMQWPNMQQQQQPSLFPVAGNQSSGQQFQQPVTGPSSFQPWNLSPAPNAQGLPNNLTAQAPPAVLQPAHDINSAVVSQSSAADVKSSGRMALPEDLFTVNYPAYRAPAPGWQTGQPGGMGFPTQYNTAVPMHTFQQSTKSTNPFDLSSEPPPVQGQTFPSMQPLQGALPNVLNPSGMPQSGLMRTSSLGAPPSAWMPQSYAPAFPPQAAPQYGSALPPRAYMGQQVPNMPPSGNQAFGGGVVEGAAFGSLNVDQQIAGRFSAPATPTPFPSVGGNPFG from the exons ATGGCGAGTCGAGTGAAGGAGGATGAAAAGAATGAACGAATTATTCGTGGACTGCTCAAACTTGCCGAGAATCGTAGATGCATTAACTGTAATAGTTTG GGACCCCAATATGTTTGCACTAATTTCTGGACGTTTATTTGCACAACCTGCAGTGGAATACA CCGAGAGTTCACACACAGAGTGAAATCAGTATCAATGGCTAAATTTACATCACAAGAAGTTAATGCTCTTCAAGAAGGGGGAAACAAG CGTGCAAAAGAGATTTACCTGAAAGAATGGGACCCACAGCGGAATTCTTTCCCAGACAGCAG TAATGTTGAGAggcttagagattttattaagcATGTTTATGTGGATAGAAGATATAATGGTGAAAGGAACTTGGACAGACCTCCTAGAGTAAAG GGGGAGAAGGAAGAATTATATGAAAGCAGGAGAACAGATTCATATCAAGGAGGGTCTAGAAGTCCACCTTATGAGGATAATGACCGTCGTTATAATGAGAGATCAAGCCCTGGAGCAAGAAGTTATGAGGGGCGAAGAAGTCCTGGTTATGATCAAGAAAGTCGGCAGTATGGTGATTTTAGAAAGAGCCCTGTCCGTCCTGAAATTGTTAATGATTGGCGCCGGGATGACAGGTTTGGTAATGGAAGGAGACAAGACGATAGGAGAATGTCTGAAGGTGATCTAAAGCTGGAAGGTAGATCTCCTGAACGACCAAAAGATGTAGGGGCCTCCAGTCCGCCTGTGGTAAGGCCTGTTAGGGAGATTTTAGGGGAGAATACAATACCTCTCCGTATTAGTGAGCCTCCAAAACCTACTGCCAGGACTTCTGATGTCCCTGCACAGACTCAG AGAACTGCATCCTCCAGTAGTTTGGGATCAGCCAGTGGGAACAACCCCGTGGAAGTAAAAGtggagacttctcgaagtttaattgattttgatgctGATCCTGAAACTCCTATTGCATCAGCCGCACCTGAGCAACAACCAGCTATATCTCAGTCCATTTCACAGCCTGCAAATGCAATCAGTGACAACAACTGGGCCTCGTTTGATGCATTCCCTCAGGCAAATGTGTCTCAAGCTCCTAATGTGAATCCACTGGAGTCTGTACTATCACAATTGTCTGTTCATGCACCTGTTCCTCATAATTCTGTTGCACCGGCCAACACTGCTACTGTGACAGCTTCTG TGAACAACTTGTTAGTATCTCCTCTGGATGGTGTTTCAGTTGCTGCCCCTGTATCAACACCAGTATTTCCAGTCAATGGTAGTAACACTCTTGTCAATGTGCCCAGTGCTATGCAGTGGCCTAAtatgcaacaacaacaacagcctTCCCTTTTCCCTGTTGCTGGTAATCAGTCAAGTGGTCAGCAATTTCAACAACCTGTTACTGGACCTTCTAGCTTTCAG CCATGGAATTTATCGCCTGCCCCTAATGCACAAGGGTTGCCTAATAACTTAACAGCACAGGCACCCCCGGCTGTTTTGCAACCTGCCCATGACATCAATTCTGCTGTTGTATCACAATCTTCTGCTGCTGATGTAAAATCAAGTGGAAGGATGGCATTGCCAGAG GATCTCTTTACTGTAAACTATCCAGCCTACCGGGCACCAGCTCCTGGGTGGCAAACTGGTCAACCTGGTGGTATGGGGTTCCCCACACAATATAATACGGCAGTG CCCATGCATACTTTCCAGCAGTCGACAAAATCAACAAATCCATTTGATCTGAGCAGTGAACCTCCTCCTGTTCAAGGCCAAACA TTTCCTTCCATGCAACCCTTGCAAGGTGCTCTACCAAATGTGCTGAATCCATCTGGCATGCCACAATCGGGCTTAATGCGCACTTCCAGTCTTGGTGCACCACCGTCTGCATGGATGCCCCAATCATATGCACCAGCATTTCCTCCTCAAGCTGCTCCTCAATATGGATCAGCACTGCCACCAA GGGCCTACATGGGGCAACAAGTTCCTAACATGCCACCTTCAGG gaatcaagcatttgGAGGTGGTGTTGTAGAGGGTGCAGCTTTTGGCTCATTAAATGTGGATCAACAGATTGCTGGTAGATTTTCTGCACCTGCTACCCCGACTCCTTTTCCATCTGTTGGAGGAAACCCATTTGGGTAA
- the LOC115705157 gene encoding probable ADP-ribosylation factor GTPase-activating protein AGD14 isoform X2 produces MASRVKEDEKNERIIRGLLKLAENRRCINCNSLGPQYVCTNFWTFICTTCSGIHREFTHRVKSVSMAKFTSQEVNALQEGGNKRAKEIYLKEWDPQRNSFPDSSNVERLRDFIKHVYVDRRYNGERNLDRPPRVKGEKEELYESRRTDSYQGGSRSPPYEDNDRRYNERSSPGARSYEGRRSPGYDQESRQYGDFRKSPVRPEIVNDWRRDDRFGNGRRQDDRRMSEGDLKLEGRSPERPKDVGASSPPVVRPVREILGENTIPLRISEPPKPTARTSDVPAQTQRTASSSSLGSASGNNPVEVKVETSRSLIDFDADPETPIASAAPEQQPAISQSISQPANAISDNNWASFDAFPQANVSQAPNVNPLESVLSQLSVHAPVPHNSVAPANTATVTASVAAPVSTPVFPVNGSNTLVNVPSAMQWPNMQQQQQPSLFPVAGNQSSGQQFQQPVTGPSSFQPWNLSPAPNAQGLPNNLTAQAPPAVLQPAHDINSAVVSQSSAADVKSSGRMALPEDLFTVNYPAYRAPAPGWQTGQPGGMGFPTQYNTAVPMHTFQQSTKSTNPFDLSSEPPPVQGQTFPSMQPLQGALPNVLNPSGMPQSGLMRTSSLGAPPSAWMPQSYAPAFPPQAAPQYGSALPPRAYMGQQVPNMPPSGNQAFGGGVVEGAAFGSLNVDQQIAGRFSAPATPTPFPSVGGNPFG; encoded by the exons ATGGCGAGTCGAGTGAAGGAGGATGAAAAGAATGAACGAATTATTCGTGGACTGCTCAAACTTGCCGAGAATCGTAGATGCATTAACTGTAATAGTTTG GGACCCCAATATGTTTGCACTAATTTCTGGACGTTTATTTGCACAACCTGCAGTGGAATACA CCGAGAGTTCACACACAGAGTGAAATCAGTATCAATGGCTAAATTTACATCACAAGAAGTTAATGCTCTTCAAGAAGGGGGAAACAAG CGTGCAAAAGAGATTTACCTGAAAGAATGGGACCCACAGCGGAATTCTTTCCCAGACAGCAG TAATGTTGAGAggcttagagattttattaagcATGTTTATGTGGATAGAAGATATAATGGTGAAAGGAACTTGGACAGACCTCCTAGAGTAAAG GGGGAGAAGGAAGAATTATATGAAAGCAGGAGAACAGATTCATATCAAGGAGGGTCTAGAAGTCCACCTTATGAGGATAATGACCGTCGTTATAATGAGAGATCAAGCCCTGGAGCAAGAAGTTATGAGGGGCGAAGAAGTCCTGGTTATGATCAAGAAAGTCGGCAGTATGGTGATTTTAGAAAGAGCCCTGTCCGTCCTGAAATTGTTAATGATTGGCGCCGGGATGACAGGTTTGGTAATGGAAGGAGACAAGACGATAGGAGAATGTCTGAAGGTGATCTAAAGCTGGAAGGTAGATCTCCTGAACGACCAAAAGATGTAGGGGCCTCCAGTCCGCCTGTGGTAAGGCCTGTTAGGGAGATTTTAGGGGAGAATACAATACCTCTCCGTATTAGTGAGCCTCCAAAACCTACTGCCAGGACTTCTGATGTCCCTGCACAGACTCAG AGAACTGCATCCTCCAGTAGTTTGGGATCAGCCAGTGGGAACAACCCCGTGGAAGTAAAAGtggagacttctcgaagtttaattgattttgatgctGATCCTGAAACTCCTATTGCATCAGCCGCACCTGAGCAACAACCAGCTATATCTCAGTCCATTTCACAGCCTGCAAATGCAATCAGTGACAACAACTGGGCCTCGTTTGATGCATTCCCTCAGGCAAATGTGTCTCAAGCTCCTAATGTGAATCCACTGGAGTCTGTACTATCACAATTGTCTGTTCATGCACCTGTTCCTCATAATTCTGTTGCACCGGCCAACACTGCTACTGTGACAGCTTCTG TTGCTGCCCCTGTATCAACACCAGTATTTCCAGTCAATGGTAGTAACACTCTTGTCAATGTGCCCAGTGCTATGCAGTGGCCTAAtatgcaacaacaacaacagcctTCCCTTTTCCCTGTTGCTGGTAATCAGTCAAGTGGTCAGCAATTTCAACAACCTGTTACTGGACCTTCTAGCTTTCAG CCATGGAATTTATCGCCTGCCCCTAATGCACAAGGGTTGCCTAATAACTTAACAGCACAGGCACCCCCGGCTGTTTTGCAACCTGCCCATGACATCAATTCTGCTGTTGTATCACAATCTTCTGCTGCTGATGTAAAATCAAGTGGAAGGATGGCATTGCCAGAG GATCTCTTTACTGTAAACTATCCAGCCTACCGGGCACCAGCTCCTGGGTGGCAAACTGGTCAACCTGGTGGTATGGGGTTCCCCACACAATATAATACGGCAGTG CCCATGCATACTTTCCAGCAGTCGACAAAATCAACAAATCCATTTGATCTGAGCAGTGAACCTCCTCCTGTTCAAGGCCAAACA TTTCCTTCCATGCAACCCTTGCAAGGTGCTCTACCAAATGTGCTGAATCCATCTGGCATGCCACAATCGGGCTTAATGCGCACTTCCAGTCTTGGTGCACCACCGTCTGCATGGATGCCCCAATCATATGCACCAGCATTTCCTCCTCAAGCTGCTCCTCAATATGGATCAGCACTGCCACCAA GGGCCTACATGGGGCAACAAGTTCCTAACATGCCACCTTCAGG gaatcaagcatttgGAGGTGGTGTTGTAGAGGGTGCAGCTTTTGGCTCATTAAATGTGGATCAACAGATTGCTGGTAGATTTTCTGCACCTGCTACCCCGACTCCTTTTCCATCTGTTGGAGGAAACCCATTTGGGTAA